A window of uncultured Litoreibacter sp. contains these coding sequences:
- a CDS encoding glycine betaine/L-proline ABC transporter ATP-binding protein, translating into MTAETVISCKNVWKIFGNNPEAYLSKMPEGHSFDDIRADGYIAGVKDVSIEVSRGEMLVIMGLSGSGKSTLVRCFSRLHEITGGTIEVEGQDIMSLSEKELIELRRNKMGMVFQSFGLLPHRTVLDNVAFPLEMRGQDKHERRARALEVVKLVGLEGREDYFPRELSGGQQQRVGIARSLAIEPDIWFLDEPFSALDPLIRREMQDEFLRLQELLGKTIVFITHDFDEALRLADRIAIMKDGAVEQCDTPDQIVLNPATEYVRKFTEEIDKARVVHAGVLAKADLKASGDPVDAKASVQELARLLVQDKRKTIPVARDGAVIGGLDRAEALEILLEAG; encoded by the coding sequence ATGACCGCCGAAACCGTGATTTCCTGCAAGAATGTATGGAAAATCTTTGGGAACAATCCCGAGGCGTATCTATCGAAGATGCCAGAAGGGCATAGTTTCGACGACATTCGTGCCGACGGATACATCGCCGGGGTTAAAGACGTCTCCATCGAGGTGTCCCGGGGCGAGATGCTGGTCATCATGGGCCTTTCAGGTTCCGGCAAGTCCACTTTGGTGCGTTGCTTCTCCCGCCTTCATGAAATTACTGGCGGCACGATCGAGGTTGAAGGGCAGGACATCATGTCCCTGTCCGAGAAGGAACTGATTGAACTGCGCCGCAACAAAATGGGGATGGTTTTTCAATCTTTCGGGCTTTTGCCGCACCGGACCGTTCTGGACAACGTGGCCTTCCCATTAGAGATGCGCGGCCAGGACAAACATGAACGCCGCGCCCGCGCCTTGGAAGTTGTGAAGCTGGTGGGGTTGGAAGGTCGCGAAGACTATTTCCCGCGCGAGCTATCTGGTGGTCAACAACAGCGCGTGGGCATTGCCCGCAGCCTTGCGATTGAGCCTGACATTTGGTTTCTTGATGAGCCTTTCTCCGCACTTGATCCGCTGATCCGCCGCGAAATGCAGGACGAGTTCCTGCGGCTGCAAGAGCTTCTCGGGAAAACGATTGTTTTCATCACCCATGATTTTGACGAGGCCCTGCGCCTCGCGGACCGGATCGCGATTATGAAAGACGGGGCGGTCGAACAGTGCGACACACCTGACCAAATCGTGCTGAATCCTGCAACCGAATATGTGCGCAAGTTTACCGAAGAAATCGACAAAGCCCGTGTGGTGCATGCGGGCGTGTTGGCGAAAGCTGACCTCAAAGCTTCCGGCGATCCGGTTGACGCCAAGGCTTCGGTACAAGAACTGGCGCGGCTGCTTGTGCAAGACAAACGCAAAACCATACCGGTGGCCCGCGATGGTGCCGTAATTGGCGGTCTGGACCGCGCTGAGGCGTTAGAAATTCTGCTGGAGGCTGGCTGA
- a CDS encoding proline/glycine betaine ABC transporter permease: MADATDHLELRERGGLTRVQVAQLFVGIAVVLTVLQYVGLLPAALHRLPEAMIPNFAAWLDAIFNFVKDDLGLLALTRFLTEGLQWLLDVTANLLFGKRRWPNIGPIPWTAVAAVAGVIGYYLGGWRMALLGAGTFTWTALIGQWKIAMETMSVLVVAAPLAFFIGLTLGILAWKKAWLDRALKPILSVLQTLPFFTYLLPAVIFFKVGPTAGAVATTIYAIPPMILMTTLGLQKVSPEVVEAGNMSGCTKWQLLRHVYLPSARTEILVGVNQVIMLCLAMVVLTAFIGMPGLGAKLLAMMGSFKLGRSFEIGVTIVLLAVTLDRMSKAWVVKQPEHFEKGTRWWKRHLMLLIGVGAVVFCVLLSKFVPEAQTLGRTQNFSQGKELDNLIKAFLNIDVVKATTGFLRAFVNVQILIPFRNFMLSIPTPAFVLLITAFALWLGGRKQGIYAAVFFSLVALSGWWDRSVITLYSVLSAVTIAALLGMPIAITAARSEKWSKRVLLVCDTAQTFPSFVYLIPAIMLFGITDIAVIFSILIFAMVPLVRYTIEGLRTVPAEMTEAADMAGATRMQKLMKVQLPLALPTMAVGFNQAIMFAFFMVIIAAFIGTQDLGQELQRTLAGTDMGKNFVLGICVSLMALTFDLTLLKWANDRKRSLGLDQQ, translated from the coding sequence ATGGCAGATGCCACAGACCACTTGGAACTGCGTGAAAGGGGTGGCCTGACCCGAGTGCAAGTTGCGCAGTTGTTTGTTGGCATCGCGGTTGTGCTGACCGTCCTGCAATATGTCGGCCTTCTACCCGCCGCGTTGCACCGATTGCCGGAAGCGATGATCCCTAACTTCGCGGCTTGGCTCGACGCCATATTCAATTTTGTCAAAGACGATTTGGGCTTGCTGGCGCTGACCCGTTTCCTGACCGAGGGGTTGCAATGGCTTCTTGATGTCACAGCGAACTTGCTTTTTGGCAAGCGGCGCTGGCCCAATATCGGGCCAATCCCGTGGACCGCAGTCGCTGCCGTTGCCGGGGTCATTGGATACTACCTCGGTGGCTGGCGGATGGCGCTTTTAGGGGCCGGCACATTCACATGGACCGCGCTGATTGGTCAGTGGAAGATCGCGATGGAGACGATGTCGGTGCTCGTTGTTGCCGCACCCCTTGCGTTCTTTATCGGGCTAACCCTCGGCATATTGGCGTGGAAGAAAGCTTGGCTTGATCGGGCTTTGAAGCCGATCCTGTCAGTGCTTCAGACACTGCCTTTCTTTACCTATCTGCTTCCCGCGGTGATCTTTTTCAAAGTGGGTCCCACAGCTGGTGCGGTTGCCACAACAATCTACGCCATTCCGCCGATGATACTGATGACGACGCTTGGTTTGCAGAAGGTGTCGCCTGAGGTGGTCGAGGCGGGCAACATGAGCGGTTGCACCAAGTGGCAACTGCTGCGCCATGTGTATTTGCCATCCGCACGAACGGAAATACTGGTCGGCGTGAACCAAGTCATCATGCTGTGTCTGGCCATGGTGGTTTTGACTGCATTCATCGGGATGCCGGGGCTAGGTGCCAAATTGCTGGCGATGATGGGTAGCTTCAAGCTGGGCCGCTCCTTCGAGATAGGCGTCACGATTGTGCTGCTGGCGGTCACACTGGACCGCATGTCCAAGGCCTGGGTCGTCAAGCAGCCTGAGCATTTTGAGAAGGGGACCCGTTGGTGGAAACGCCATCTGATGCTGCTCATCGGGGTAGGGGCGGTCGTATTTTGCGTGTTGCTGTCGAAATTCGTTCCTGAGGCGCAAACGCTGGGCCGGACCCAGAACTTCAGCCAAGGCAAGGAACTGGACAACCTAATCAAGGCCTTTCTGAATATTGATGTCGTCAAGGCGACTACAGGATTTTTGCGTGCCTTTGTGAACGTGCAAATCCTGATTCCGTTCCGCAACTTCATGCTGTCGATCCCGACACCGGCGTTTGTTCTGCTGATAACCGCTTTCGCGTTATGGCTTGGGGGCCGCAAACAAGGAATTTACGCTGCGGTCTTTTTTTCTCTCGTGGCCTTGTCGGGATGGTGGGACCGTTCTGTCATCACGCTCTATTCCGTTTTGTCAGCGGTAACGATCGCCGCGCTGCTGGGTATGCCTATCGCGATAACAGCAGCCCGCAGCGAGAAGTGGTCGAAGCGGGTTCTTTTGGTATGCGACACGGCCCAAACTTTCCCCAGCTTTGTCTACCTCATCCCCGCCATCATGCTGTTTGGGATCACTGACATTGCGGTGATCTTTTCCATCCTGATTTTTGCGATGGTGCCACTCGTCCGCTACACAATCGAGGGCCTACGCACTGTGCCCGCCGAGATGACAGAGGCAGCAGACATGGCTGGCGCGACGCGGATGCAGAAGCTGATGAAGGTGCAGTTGCCCCTGGCATTGCCAACGATGGCAGTTGGGTTCAATCAGGCAATCATGTTTGCTTTCTTCATGGTCATCATCGCAGCCTTTATCGGCACGCAGGATCTCGGCCAGGAACTTCAAAGGACATTGGCTGGCACCGACATGGGCAAAAATTTCGTGCTTGGAATTTGCGTGTCACTGATGGCGTTGACCTTTGACTTGACGCTGCTGAAATGGGCCAATGATCGAAAGAGGTCTTTGGGCCTTGATCAACAATGA
- a CDS encoding glutathione S-transferase family protein, translated as MSDIVLYASKASRSLAGYWMLEELGIPYQVVDVDLRERKNLEPEFLKINPSGRVPVVSVDGVVTSERPAICALLADRFGYGSLAPEIGCKDRGPYLKWLVYSTAVIDPAIAVRASNLDEPLQQTTWDTAQDVVDILSQTLVGQSWLLGDRFTAADVAVGSVISMARFNNLLPESEALNEYCKRLKGRAAFQQAERLTWPPELFTP; from the coding sequence ATGAGCGACATCGTTCTTTATGCGTCCAAAGCGTCACGTTCACTGGCCGGGTACTGGATGTTAGAGGAGCTTGGCATTCCGTATCAAGTTGTCGACGTTGATCTTCGAGAGCGGAAAAACCTGGAGCCGGAATTTCTAAAGATAAATCCTTCGGGCCGCGTGCCCGTTGTCTCAGTTGACGGCGTAGTTACCAGCGAACGGCCAGCGATTTGCGCTCTTCTGGCAGATCGGTTTGGGTACGGCTCCTTGGCACCAGAAATCGGGTGCAAAGATCGAGGCCCCTATCTCAAATGGTTGGTCTATTCTACAGCCGTTATTGATCCAGCAATTGCGGTGCGCGCTTCGAACCTAGACGAGCCCCTTCAACAAACAACTTGGGACACTGCGCAGGACGTGGTCGATATTCTCAGTCAAACGCTGGTTGGGCAATCCTGGTTGCTGGGGGATCGGTTTACAGCTGCGGATGTCGCTGTCGGGTCGGTCATTTCAATGGCGCGTTTCAACAACTTGCTTCCTGAAAGCGAAGCACTGAACGAATATTGTAAGAGATTGAAAGGGCGAGCGGCGTTTCAACAGGCTGAGCGACTGACTTGGCCCCCAGAACTCTTCACGCCCTAA
- a CDS encoding DUF6505 family protein produces MMLARAIHFDESDMNVFHSPARTGEWCISGGFEFSNWSQADLTGKARQAFSNGWLGVETFGRVTFVAATQVEQAEFDALKLALAQHFVQMYGAPSVAAASQVAKDELRHMAELCDGQDPNTLLTVTRELTETGVKESFRMIEPRDAGLDQFAIHGALYDEPHSH; encoded by the coding sequence ATGATGCTCGCGCGCGCAATCCATTTCGACGAAAGCGACATGAACGTGTTCCATTCGCCTGCCCGCACGGGCGAATGGTGCATCTCGGGCGGCTTTGAGTTTTCCAACTGGTCGCAAGCCGATCTGACGGGCAAGGCGCGGCAAGCTTTCTCTAACGGCTGGCTGGGCGTCGAAACCTTCGGGCGGGTGACCTTCGTGGCGGCGACACAAGTTGAACAAGCCGAGTTTGACGCGCTTAAATTGGCTTTGGCGCAGCACTTTGTCCAAATGTATGGCGCGCCCTCTGTGGCTGCGGCATCTCAGGTTGCCAAGGACGAACTGCGCCACATGGCCGAGCTGTGTGACGGGCAAGACCCCAACACCCTCCTCACGGTGACGCGGGAACTGACAGAAACCGGCGTCAAGGAAAGCTTCCGCATGATCGAGCCGCGCGACGCGGGCCTTGATCAATTCGCGATCCATGGCGCACTGTATGACGAGCCGCATAGCCACTGA